One genomic segment of Besnoitia besnoiti strain Bb-Ger1 chromosome VII, whole genome shotgun sequence includes these proteins:
- a CDS encoding cyclophilin (encoded by transcript BESB_080750): MKLLVLFLFLAVSSAAAESVGIKKAFMDIDIDGEPAGRIVLELRSDVVPKTVDNFIGLFDKYKGSTFHRIIADFMIQGGDFENHNGTGGHSIYGPRFEDENFDLKHERGVISMANAGPNTNGSQFFITTVKTEWLDGRHVVFGKITADSWPTVQAIEALSGGGGRPTKKAVIKDIGLLE; this comes from the exons ATGAAACTTCTG gttctttttctcttccttgcggtttcctccgccgcggccgaaaGCGTCGGCATTAAGAAG GCGTTCATGGATATCGACATTGATGGTGAACCCGCTGGACGAATCGTCTTGGAGCTTCGTAGTGATGTAGTTCCCAAGACGGTGGACAATTTCATTGGTCTCTTCGATAAGTACAAGGGCAGCACTTTCCACCGCATCATTGCGGACTTCATGATTCAG GGTGGCGACTTTGAAAACCACAACGGGACCGGAGGGCACAGCATCTACGGACCGCGCTTCGAAGATGAGAACTTCGATTTGAAGCACGAAAGAGGTGTTATTTCCATGGCGAACGCCGGTCCGAACACCAACGGCAGCCAGTTCTTCATCACGACTGTCAAGACAGAGTGGCTGGACGGCAGACACGTTGTCTTCGGAAAGATCACTGCTGACTCGTGGCCCACTGTCCAAGCAATTGAGGCTCTCAGCGGTGGAGGTGGTCGcccgacgaagaaggcggtcATCAAGGACATTGGCCTGTTGGAGTGA